Proteins from a single region of Sediminitomix flava:
- a CDS encoding sterol desaturase family protein encodes MSDFATNVYIISAPIILGLLILEIVYCLWKKNGYYKFQDTVANIGTAIGNQSVNLVVAAVILKSFEWLHSNYAYFKIENTWWSLALLLLLIDFLFYWFHRLGHTINLFWAAHMPHHSSEEMNLGVGLRASVTQRIFAFTFFWPLPLIGWDASTIYAMVGLHLLASYWHHTRVIPKLGWFEKCFNSPSHHRVHHGVNPQYLDKNFGEFLIIWDKMFGTFEEENKEVCYGVTHPPRTWDPTNIYFQYWLQIWRDAVAAPHWIDKIKVWFMPLGWRPRGLDSTKDYQGSPGYTLHEQVKFRSKQFKGTKPYLVFQVFLGLFFMYITVNTNIKGIDGEVLLSTQERWFYSVALFLMITAWGGILEAKKWSVPLEIFRLLIWGYLGGYVFIKMGISEDWFAYPNLGLGLLVAGSILYVSKFFRVQNTEGIQTSGMPIRNQTSTESS; translated from the coding sequence ATGAGTGACTTTGCGACTAACGTCTATATTATCAGTGCACCGATCATTCTCGGATTACTTATACTAGAAATTGTTTATTGTCTTTGGAAAAAAAATGGTTACTACAAATTCCAAGATACTGTTGCTAATATTGGAACAGCTATCGGAAATCAATCTGTAAACCTTGTTGTGGCAGCCGTTATCCTAAAATCATTTGAATGGCTACATTCCAATTACGCTTATTTCAAAATTGAGAACACATGGTGGAGTTTAGCTCTGCTCCTACTTCTGATAGATTTCCTATTTTACTGGTTTCATAGACTCGGACATACCATCAACCTTTTTTGGGCTGCACATATGCCACATCATTCTTCTGAAGAAATGAACTTAGGCGTCGGGCTTAGAGCGAGTGTAACTCAACGTATTTTTGCCTTTACTTTCTTTTGGCCTCTACCACTCATCGGATGGGATGCAAGTACAATTTATGCAATGGTAGGACTTCATCTTTTGGCTTCCTATTGGCATCATACAAGAGTGATCCCAAAACTTGGTTGGTTTGAAAAATGCTTTAATAGCCCTTCCCATCACAGAGTACACCATGGAGTTAATCCTCAATACTTAGATAAAAACTTTGGCGAATTTCTTATTATCTGGGATAAAATGTTCGGAACGTTTGAAGAAGAGAACAAAGAAGTTTGCTACGGAGTCACACATCCTCCAAGAACATGGGATCCTACGAATATTTACTTTCAATATTGGTTACAAATATGGAGAGATGCAGTAGCCGCTCCGCATTGGATAGATAAAATTAAAGTGTGGTTTATGCCTCTCGGGTGGAGACCTAGAGGACTAGATAGCACGAAAGATTATCAAGGAAGCCCAGGTTATACACTTCATGAGCAAGTCAAATTTAGGAGTAAACAATTCAAAGGGACAAAGCCATATCTCGTTTTCCAAGTATTTCTAGGTTTATTCTTCATGTACATTACTGTAAATACCAACATAAAAGGAATTGATGGAGAAGTACTTCTCAGTACACAAGAACGGTGGTTTTATAGTGTTGCCCTCTTTTTAATGATTACAGCTTGGGGTGGAATTTTAGAAGCAAAAAAATGGTCTGTTCCACTTGAAATATTTAGACTACTAATTTGGGGATATCTAGGAGGTTATGTCTTTATTAAAATGGGAATTAGTGAGGATTGGTTTGCGTATCCAAATCTTGGTTTAGGATTACTCGTAGCAGGCTCCATTCTCTATGTTTCTAAATTCTTTAGGGTTCAAAACACTGAAGGCATTCAAACTTCTGGAATGCCGATTAGAAATCAAACCTCAACAGAGAGTTCATAA
- a CDS encoding DUF6985 domain-containing protein — MKTFELPSLGTISSYEHFRGWWKSNKTFVPLLQRDITFSFMNLRPKVDTNFLEKADRAIHDFLNLNDRTPLNTQLCAYFKEYCQTINNESIINNAISTNCSTKLWEVIHPYKVFVSQRTKDENDIYIIVSCECDWEEEDGIQLVFKKGTELTRISLQDGYLTDNDALCIPDSDFLPTTELE; from the coding sequence ATGAAGACTTTCGAATTACCTAGTCTTGGAACAATTTCCTCTTACGAACACTTTAGAGGTTGGTGGAAAAGCAACAAAACCTTTGTTCCTTTACTACAAAGAGACATTACTTTTAGTTTTATGAATCTGCGCCCAAAAGTAGATACTAACTTTCTTGAAAAGGCTGACCGTGCCATTCATGACTTTTTGAATTTGAATGATCGAACACCTTTAAACACCCAACTCTGTGCTTATTTTAAAGAATACTGTCAAACGATCAATAATGAAAGTATTATAAATAATGCTATTTCAACTAACTGCTCTACTAAACTTTGGGAAGTAATTCACCCTTACAAGGTTTTTGTAAGCCAAAGAACGAAAGACGAAAATGATATCTATATCATTGTATCATGTGAGTGTGATTGGGAAGAGGAAGATGGAATTCAACTTGTATTTAAAAAAGGGACAGAACTAACTCGAATCAGCTTACAAGATGGTTATTTAACTGATAATGATGCCCTTTGTATCCCTGACTCAGATTTCCTGCCAACCACAGAATTAGAATAA
- a CDS encoding YHYH protein, giving the protein MKNCFKLVLCLAIGFFTSCATEETEQEESTISYQMSISSSKSKIEENGGIANLTVKLDKINQGEAIPFELKTSSTATLDSDYEISETRVIENGQQSASITLSAIDDNEVEGEETIVITLQADQENLSISNASINLSILDNDSEQVAECSTSDTYSIDLDPTNCTIDIQNVLGVASIYEEEVSGKFRTINTNAIPNHDVGQFPNKGNPHTITEVNSTYSIAVNPEVNQDVTLLTNENGAPQYRFGVLYNGILLAPIAAEFFINTETGLDNTEWNENALSSEINLGTDCNNSHVFPSGMYHHHATPSAFIASMNIDGSSPVQIGWAADGYPIYYKYANKNGAVVALSSSYRLKTEERGGDGISAPNGCPDGTYTQDYEYVSSLGDLDECNGYQDPELGYIYVMTDTYPSIPRCFTATPSNDFGNK; this is encoded by the coding sequence ATGAAGAATTGCTTTAAACTAGTACTATGCTTAGCAATAGGATTTTTTACAAGTTGTGCTACTGAAGAAACAGAACAAGAAGAATCAACTATTTCATATCAAATGTCGATTTCTTCATCAAAATCTAAGATTGAAGAAAATGGCGGCATTGCAAACCTTACTGTAAAACTCGATAAGATTAATCAAGGTGAAGCGATTCCTTTCGAACTGAAAACATCAAGTACTGCTACACTTGATTCTGATTATGAAATATCTGAAACAAGAGTAATAGAAAACGGGCAACAATCAGCATCTATTACACTTTCAGCAATCGATGATAATGAAGTTGAAGGAGAAGAAACTATTGTAATCACGCTTCAAGCTGATCAAGAAAACTTAAGTATTTCTAATGCATCAATCAATTTGAGTATTTTGGATAACGACTCTGAACAAGTTGCAGAATGTTCAACTTCAGATACTTATTCGATAGACTTAGACCCGACCAATTGTACCATAGACATTCAAAATGTATTAGGAGTTGCATCTATTTACGAAGAAGAAGTATCTGGTAAATTTAGAACAATCAACACCAACGCTATCCCAAATCATGATGTTGGGCAATTTCCGAACAAAGGAAACCCACATACGATAACTGAAGTAAACAGTACTTATTCAATCGCAGTCAATCCAGAAGTAAACCAAGATGTAACTCTACTTACAAATGAAAATGGTGCTCCTCAATACAGATTCGGAGTTTTATACAATGGAATATTATTGGCACCGATAGCCGCAGAATTCTTTATCAATACAGAAACAGGCCTAGATAATACTGAGTGGAATGAAAATGCATTAAGTTCTGAGATCAACCTTGGTACTGACTGTAACAATTCACACGTATTTCCTTCGGGGATGTACCACCATCATGCTACTCCATCTGCATTTATTGCAAGTATGAATATTGATGGTTCTAGCCCTGTTCAGATCGGTTGGGCGGCAGATGGTTATCCTATTTATTACAAGTATGCTAATAAAAATGGTGCTGTGGTAGCTTTATCATCAAGTTACAGATTGAAAACTGAGGAAAGAGGTGGAGATGGTATTTCTGCTCCAAATGGTTGTCCAGATGGCACATACACACAAGATTATGAATATGTTTCTTCTTTAGGAGATTTAGATGAATGTAACGGCTATCAAGACCCTGAACTTGGCTACATCTATGTGATGACCGATACTTATCCATCAATACCTAGATGCTTCACCGCTACTCCAAGTAATGATTTCGGGAATAAATAA